A single Micromonospora luteifusca DNA region contains:
- a CDS encoding RDD family protein has translation MTQPPSYPTPPVGGPQPAAGGVAPPPGPHPQGYAAPPQYAPPGYAPPQWHAGPPGPPPPPLSPGGQVLASFTDRLLAWLIDSALAAAVSLALFSPFFVILWWRMFSEMTRTNPDGTFVEPDPGTFLVDFFLPMILLQFGLLVVMLGLYWIYHVEYLKRGGQTLGKKVMKLRVVPLDPTRTLNRGMAGRRWVVQYLAGSLVPGSSYLDGFWQLWDKPWQQCLHDKFAETVVVKVSS, from the coding sequence GTGACGCAGCCTCCGTCGTACCCGACGCCGCCGGTCGGTGGGCCTCAGCCCGCCGCCGGCGGCGTCGCGCCGCCGCCCGGACCACACCCGCAGGGGTACGCCGCGCCGCCGCAGTACGCCCCACCCGGGTACGCCCCGCCGCAGTGGCACGCCGGACCACCCGGCCCGCCGCCCCCGCCGCTGAGCCCGGGTGGTCAGGTGCTGGCCAGCTTCACCGACCGGCTGCTGGCCTGGCTGATCGACTCGGCGCTGGCGGCTGCGGTGTCGCTGGCGCTGTTCAGCCCGTTCTTCGTCATCCTGTGGTGGCGGATGTTCAGCGAGATGACCCGGACCAACCCGGACGGGACATTCGTGGAACCCGACCCGGGCACCTTCCTCGTGGACTTCTTCCTGCCGATGATCTTGCTCCAGTTCGGGCTCCTCGTGGTGATGCTCGGGCTCTACTGGATCTACCACGTGGAATACCTCAAGCGCGGCGGTCAGACGCTCGGCAAGAAGGTCATGAAGCTGAGGGTCGTGCCGCTCGACCCGACCCGCACGCTCAACCGGGGGATGGCCGGCCGACGGTGGGTGGTGCAGTACCTGGCGGGCTCGCTGGTCCCCGGGAGCAGCTACCTCGACGGGTTCTGGCAGCTCTGGGACAAGCCGTGGCAGCAGTGCCTCCACGACAAGTTTGCCGAAACGGTCGTCGTTAAGGTGTCCTCGTGA
- a CDS encoding RDD family protein, with protein MSVQPGWYVDPADTETRRYWDGEGWLGAPIPIDATPPDGPPPVEPPPAPVTPAAPAASGTPGPTTGAPGWPPQQGPPPGYGPQPGHGPGWGAPGGQPGWGPQGGQPGWGPQGGQPGWGPQGGQPGWGPQGGQPGWGPQGGQPSWAPPAGHHGWPMRAPEPRPHGFALAGYGRRLTARLIDFGLVLALNVVANGWFVWRWLQEWAPYWQEVFQRASRGETSAEGLPVPNAQAESLLLVILLIATALWLAYEVPAMAAGGQTVGKRVMRIRAVPIAADQPLGFGRSLSRWSTLGLPTLLWYCAGIGLVLQLVDALSPLFNHPLRQALHDKRAQTVVVEVPPHTGPTPSNDRNQPTGDNP; from the coding sequence GTGAGTGTGCAACCCGGCTGGTACGTCGACCCCGCCGACACTGAGACCCGGCGTTACTGGGACGGCGAGGGTTGGCTCGGCGCACCCATTCCTATCGACGCCACCCCGCCCGACGGCCCACCACCGGTCGAGCCACCGCCCGCGCCGGTCACTCCGGCCGCGCCCGCCGCGTCGGGCACCCCCGGCCCGACGACCGGCGCGCCCGGCTGGCCACCACAGCAGGGCCCACCACCGGGGTACGGCCCGCAACCGGGACACGGCCCAGGCTGGGGAGCACCTGGCGGCCAGCCCGGCTGGGGACCGCAAGGTGGCCAACCCGGCTGGGGACCGCAGGGCGGTCAGCCCGGCTGGGGACCGCAGGGCGGTCAGCCCGGCTGGGGACCGCAGGGCGGTCAGCCCGGCTGGGGACCGCAGGGCGGTCAACCCTCCTGGGCGCCTCCGGCCGGTCACCACGGCTGGCCCATGCGAGCGCCGGAGCCGCGCCCGCATGGCTTCGCGCTGGCCGGCTATGGCCGCCGGCTCACTGCGCGGCTGATCGACTTCGGCCTCGTCCTCGCGCTGAACGTGGTGGCCAACGGCTGGTTCGTCTGGCGCTGGCTGCAGGAGTGGGCACCGTACTGGCAGGAGGTCTTCCAGCGAGCCTCGCGGGGCGAGACCTCCGCCGAAGGCCTACCGGTGCCCAACGCGCAGGCCGAGTCTCTCCTGCTGGTGATCCTGCTGATCGCCACCGCACTCTGGCTGGCGTACGAGGTGCCCGCCATGGCCGCTGGTGGGCAGACCGTCGGCAAGCGGGTGATGCGGATCCGAGCGGTGCCGATCGCCGCCGACCAGCCGCTGGGCTTCGGTCGGTCGTTGAGCCGCTGGAGCACGCTGGGCCTGCCGACCCTGCTCTGGTACTGCGCGGGGATCGGCCTTGTGCTGCAACTGGTCGATGCGCTCTCCCCGCTCTTCAACCACCCGCTGCGCCAGGCGCTGCACGACAAGCGCGCGCAGACGGTAGTCGTCGAAGTTCCCCCACACACCGGCCCCACCCCCTCGAACGACCGCAACCAGCCCACGGGAGACAACCCATGA
- the hisC gene encoding histidinol-phosphate transaminase, with protein MTDSGRHQPALRLTRADLDALPNYVPGRSPADLARELGLPEAIKLASNEVPYGPLPGVVEAVTEAITASHRYPDMGVVALRDALAQQYGVDADRIATGCGSVALAEHLVRATCLPGDEVLYAWRSFEAYPIIAATSGATSVRVPNDAGHGHDLAAMAAAVTDRTRVILVCNPNNPTGSAVRRAELDRFLDAVPDDVLVVIDEAYREFVTDPEVPDGLDYLDRPNVAVLRTLSKAWGLAGLRIGWLVAQPVVAAAIRKVATPFSTSMAAQAGAIAALSQVPEMERRCALVVAERDRVTEALRKLVPDVPTSQANFVWLPLGEQAVAFGKACEARGVIVRPFAGDGVRVTIGTPAENDAFLTAAGLALT; from the coding sequence ATGACCGACTCCGGACGTCACCAGCCGGCGCTGCGGCTGACCCGCGCCGACCTGGACGCGCTCCCCAACTACGTGCCCGGGCGCAGCCCCGCCGACCTGGCTCGCGAGCTGGGCCTGCCGGAGGCCATCAAGCTGGCCAGCAACGAGGTTCCGTACGGGCCACTGCCCGGCGTGGTGGAGGCGGTCACCGAGGCGATCACCGCCTCGCACCGCTACCCGGACATGGGCGTGGTCGCGCTGCGCGACGCGTTGGCCCAGCAGTACGGGGTGGATGCCGACCGGATCGCCACCGGCTGCGGTTCGGTGGCGCTCGCCGAGCACCTGGTCCGGGCGACCTGTCTGCCCGGCGACGAGGTGCTCTACGCGTGGCGGTCCTTCGAGGCGTACCCGATCATCGCGGCGACCAGTGGCGCGACCAGCGTGCGGGTGCCCAACGACGCCGGGCACGGGCACGATCTGGCGGCGATGGCCGCCGCCGTGACCGACCGGACCCGGGTGATCCTGGTCTGCAACCCGAACAACCCGACCGGCAGCGCGGTGCGCCGGGCCGAGTTGGACCGGTTCCTCGACGCGGTGCCGGACGACGTGCTGGTGGTCATCGACGAGGCGTACCGGGAGTTCGTCACCGACCCGGAGGTGCCGGACGGTCTCGACTACCTGGACCGGCCCAACGTGGCGGTGTTGCGGACCCTGTCGAAGGCGTGGGGTCTGGCCGGGCTGCGGATCGGTTGGCTGGTCGCTCAGCCGGTGGTGGCCGCCGCGATCCGCAAGGTGGCGACCCCGTTCTCCACCAGCATGGCAGCCCAGGCCGGGGCGATCGCGGCACTGAGCCAGGTTCCGGAGATGGAGCGCCGCTGCGCTCTGGTGGTCGCGGAGCGGGACCGCGTCACCGAGGCGCTGCGCAAGCTCGTGCCCGACGTGCCGACGAGCCAGGCCAACTTCGTCTGGCTGCCGCTGGGCGAGCAGGCGGTGGCGTTCGGCAAGGCGTGTGAGGCGCGCGGAGTGATCGTGCGGCCGTTCGCCGGGGACGGCGTGCGGGTCACCATCGGCACTCCGGCCGAGAACGACGCGTTCCTGACCGCTGCCGGGTTGGCGCTGACCTGA
- a CDS encoding outer membrane protein assembly factor BamB family protein: MGIPRGRRWLAMAVAALLVTVVVVVIVYRVLAPAEVSTVARGDYPAAARPATGVAGRLPAAPLIVDGRLRVYAAHRQVYADQPVDGRYRSSPFWSYRRWPAELTGVVASGSVVVSRWSDGQLVALDAPTGRVRWKTEGPKPVEGGAPVRRTGAATVWDPRGLHLTNLPDGRTVVVVSGDAQARGVDLSAGRELWRADLPGACRSDVGTTDSGQLIGLDTCAGPATVEFRDAATGAVRERWRPPGGPDELVVTPLGCRPGRSSCSALRTAGPGDAGGRGWLVGAGEPVAAPALDPTGAIVVGAQVVVVRDGVAVGRSARTGTELWRSADLGTARVLAAQPGRVHLLTEANDLVTLDPATGTQLSRFSLKVGRDGTGWAPGAVAAEGGYVAVERLRSPVDPDGDDKRYFLTAETVILAAT, translated from the coding sequence ATGGGGATCCCGAGGGGCCGGCGATGGCTCGCGATGGCGGTCGCGGCGCTGCTCGTGACCGTGGTCGTCGTGGTCATCGTCTACCGGGTGCTCGCGCCGGCCGAGGTGAGCACGGTGGCCCGGGGCGACTATCCGGCCGCAGCCCGACCCGCCACCGGTGTGGCCGGCCGGCTACCGGCCGCCCCGTTGATCGTGGACGGGAGGCTGCGGGTGTACGCGGCGCACCGTCAGGTCTATGCCGACCAGCCGGTCGACGGGCGGTACCGGAGCAGCCCGTTCTGGTCGTACCGACGTTGGCCGGCGGAGTTGACCGGGGTGGTGGCCAGCGGCAGCGTGGTGGTCAGCCGTTGGTCCGACGGTCAACTGGTCGCGCTCGACGCGCCGACCGGCCGGGTGCGCTGGAAGACCGAGGGGCCGAAGCCCGTCGAGGGTGGAGCGCCGGTGCGGCGTACCGGTGCGGCCACCGTCTGGGACCCGCGCGGGCTTCACCTCACCAACCTTCCGGACGGCCGCACGGTGGTGGTGGTCAGTGGAGACGCCCAGGCGCGCGGGGTCGACCTGAGCGCCGGTCGGGAGTTGTGGCGGGCTGACCTGCCCGGCGCTTGCCGCAGCGACGTCGGCACCACCGATTCCGGGCAACTGATCGGTCTGGACACCTGCGCCGGGCCTGCGACGGTCGAGTTCCGGGATGCGGCGACCGGGGCGGTGCGCGAACGTTGGCGACCGCCAGGTGGTCCGGACGAGTTGGTGGTCACTCCGCTCGGTTGCCGTCCCGGTCGGTCGTCCTGCTCGGCTCTGCGGACCGCTGGGCCGGGCGACGCGGGCGGCCGGGGTTGGCTGGTGGGTGCCGGCGAGCCGGTCGCCGCCCCCGCGCTGGATCCCACCGGCGCCATCGTCGTGGGTGCGCAGGTCGTCGTGGTGCGCGACGGGGTGGCGGTGGGTCGGTCGGCGCGTACCGGCACCGAGCTGTGGCGGTCCGCGGATCTGGGCACGGCACGCGTTCTGGCCGCGCAGCCCGGCCGGGTGCATCTGCTGACCGAGGCGAACGACCTGGTGACGCTGGACCCGGCGACCGGTACGCAACTGTCCCGCTTCTCGCTCAAGGTCGGCCGGGATGGGACGGGCTGGGCGCCCGGAGCGGTGGCAGCCGAGGGCGGCTACGTCGCGGTGGAACGGCTCCGTAGTCCGGTTGACCCGGATGGCGACGACAAGCGCTACTTCCTGACGGCGGAAACGGTGATCCTGGCCGCCACCTGA
- a CDS encoding SRPBCC family protein: MSTVAVTRFIEAHAVDVWCLLTDLPGRSARLTAAGPIEVLTPGPFGPGTAWREERAQPGGGTLTEEFLVVETLAPHRLVLCSSGAGVDYRITWSLRPVRRRRRGCTAVTVTQEAVPTAPYGRVVALLLGGLAARAVEVALRRDLADLAVATAATGSVEAA; encoded by the coding sequence ATGTCGACGGTGGCGGTTACCAGGTTCATCGAGGCGCACGCTGTCGATGTCTGGTGTCTGTTGACCGACCTGCCCGGCCGTTCGGCCCGACTCACCGCGGCCGGCCCGATCGAGGTGCTCACACCGGGGCCGTTCGGGCCGGGCACCGCCTGGCGTGAGGAGCGCGCCCAACCGGGCGGCGGCACGCTGACCGAGGAGTTCCTGGTCGTGGAGACACTCGCCCCACACCGGCTGGTGCTCTGTTCCTCCGGTGCCGGCGTGGATTACCGGATCACCTGGAGTCTGCGGCCGGTCCGACGTCGCCGCCGGGGTTGCACGGCGGTCACCGTCACCCAGGAGGCGGTGCCGACCGCTCCGTACGGTCGGGTGGTGGCGCTGCTGCTCGGCGGCCTTGCCGCGCGGGCGGTCGAGGTGGCACTCCGGCGTGACCTCGCCGACCTGGCCGTGGCGACCGCTGCCACCGGCTCCGTCGAAGCCGCCTGA
- a CDS encoding DUF397 domain-containing protein, which translates to MHDLTGAVWRTSSRSNDQGLCVEVADNLVDVHGLVAVRDSKDQAGPTLAVSPPGWTAFIGAIRVGRFER; encoded by the coding sequence ATGCACGATCTCACGGGCGCGGTCTGGCGTACCAGTAGCCGCTCGAACGACCAGGGGCTCTGCGTGGAGGTAGCGGACAACCTGGTCGACGTCCATGGTCTGGTCGCTGTCCGCGACTCCAAGGATCAGGCCGGGCCCACACTCGCGGTCAGCCCGCCTGGGTGGACAGCGTTCATCGGCGCGATTCGGGTCGGTCGGTTCGAACGCTGA
- the fahA gene encoding fumarylacetoacetase: MTWVTGADGSPYGVTNLPYGVFRTDGGQPRIGVRIGSWVFDLAAAEAAELVLAAGALLRPTLNEFMSLGRPQWTSVRQRITELLTDPAHRPAVEPMLVPLDDVELLLPIEVADYVDFYSSEHHAANVGQIFRPGQPPLLPNWKHLPIGYHGRAGTVVVSGTPVIRPTGQRASAEGPVTGPSVRLDIEAEVGFVVGVPSALGDRVSVDDFTDHVFGVVLVNDWSARDIQAWEYQPLGPFLGKSFATSVSAWVTPLDALGDAFVPAPDQDPPVADYLRAVPHLGLDLRLAVEWNGEQVSEPPFATMYWTPAQQLAHLTVNGASLRTGDLYASGTVSGPDRSQVGSFLELTWGGAEPVKLGDESRTFLADGDTVTITATAPGPDGTTIALGEVTGTVHPAR; this comes from the coding sequence ATGACCTGGGTGACCGGCGCCGATGGTTCCCCGTACGGGGTGACGAACCTCCCGTACGGAGTGTTTCGGACCGACGGGGGGCAGCCACGGATCGGCGTACGAATCGGGTCATGGGTCTTCGACCTGGCCGCGGCGGAGGCCGCGGAGCTGGTGCTGGCCGCCGGTGCGCTGCTCCGACCCACCCTCAACGAGTTCATGTCGCTCGGCCGTCCGCAGTGGACCTCGGTGCGGCAGCGGATCACCGAGCTGCTGACCGACCCGGCGCACCGGCCTGCGGTGGAGCCGATGCTGGTGCCTCTCGACGACGTGGAGCTGCTGCTCCCCATCGAGGTGGCCGACTACGTCGACTTCTACTCGTCCGAGCACCACGCGGCAAACGTCGGGCAGATCTTCCGCCCCGGCCAGCCACCGCTGCTGCCCAACTGGAAGCACCTGCCGATCGGCTACCACGGGCGGGCCGGCACGGTGGTCGTCTCCGGCACGCCGGTGATCCGGCCGACCGGGCAGCGCGCCTCCGCCGAGGGTCCGGTCACCGGCCCATCGGTACGCCTCGACATCGAGGCCGAGGTCGGCTTCGTGGTGGGCGTACCCAGTGCGTTGGGCGACCGGGTTTCCGTCGACGACTTCACCGACCACGTCTTCGGGGTGGTGCTGGTCAACGACTGGTCCGCGCGGGACATCCAGGCCTGGGAGTACCAGCCACTCGGCCCGTTCCTCGGCAAGTCGTTCGCCACCTCGGTCTCGGCCTGGGTCACGCCGCTGGACGCGCTCGGCGACGCCTTCGTGCCAGCCCCCGACCAGGACCCACCGGTCGCCGACTACCTGCGTGCCGTGCCGCACCTGGGCCTGGACCTCCGGCTGGCGGTCGAGTGGAACGGCGAGCAGGTCAGCGAGCCGCCGTTCGCCACCATGTACTGGACGCCCGCGCAGCAGTTGGCGCACCTCACCGTCAACGGCGCGTCACTGCGCACCGGCGACCTGTACGCCTCTGGCACCGTCTCCGGCCCGGACCGGTCGCAGGTCGGCTCGTTCCTGGAGCTGACCTGGGGCGGGGCGGAGCCGGTCAAGTTGGGCGACGAGAGCCGCACCTTCCTCGCCGACGGAGACACGGTGACCATCACCGCCACGGCTCCCGGCCCGGACGGCACCACCATCGCCCTGGGCGAGGTCACCGGCACGGTTCATCCGGCTCGCTGA
- a CDS encoding homogentisate 1,2-dioxygenase: protein MPYYRSVGEVPRKRHTQFRQPDGRLYAEELMGQEGFSSDSSLLYHRHAPTAILAADEFTAPAFTRAPNLPLKPRHLRTHKLDTGGVDPILGRQYLLANDDVRIGYVLADQPSPLFRDATGDHCLYVESGTLRVESPFGVLDAVAGDYVIIPTSTIHRLVPTGDQPVRLLTVEASGHIGPPKRYLSVRGQFLEHSPYCERDVRGPDAPLLVDDEEVEVLVRHRRGWTRYVYANHPFDVVGWDGHLYPWAFSIHDFEPITGRIHQPPPVHQTFQGPNFVICSFVPRKVDYHPQSIPVPYNHHNVDSDEMLFYTGGNYEARRGSGIEQGSISLHPSGFTHGPQPGAAERSIGADYFDELAVMVDTFRPLDLCDAASNCEDEGYAWTWARSV, encoded by the coding sequence ATGCCGTATTACCGCAGCGTCGGCGAGGTGCCACGCAAACGCCACACCCAGTTCCGTCAGCCCGACGGGCGCCTCTACGCCGAGGAATTGATGGGCCAGGAGGGGTTCTCCTCCGACTCGTCCCTGCTCTACCACCGGCACGCGCCCACCGCGATCCTGGCCGCCGACGAGTTCACCGCACCCGCGTTCACCCGGGCACCGAACCTGCCGCTCAAGCCCCGCCACCTGCGCACCCACAAGCTGGACACCGGCGGCGTCGACCCGATCCTCGGGCGGCAGTACCTGCTCGCCAACGACGACGTTCGGATCGGGTACGTGCTCGCCGACCAGCCCTCGCCGCTGTTCCGCGACGCCACCGGTGACCACTGCCTCTACGTCGAGTCGGGCACCCTGCGCGTCGAGTCCCCGTTCGGGGTGCTGGACGCGGTCGCCGGCGACTACGTCATCATCCCCACCTCGACCATCCACCGCCTGGTGCCCACCGGCGACCAGCCCGTCCGGCTGCTCACCGTCGAGGCGTCCGGGCACATCGGCCCGCCCAAGCGCTACCTCTCGGTCCGTGGCCAGTTCCTGGAGCACTCGCCGTACTGCGAGCGCGACGTCCGCGGCCCCGACGCCCCGCTGCTCGTCGACGACGAGGAGGTCGAGGTGCTGGTCCGCCACCGCCGTGGATGGACCCGCTACGTCTACGCCAACCACCCGTTCGACGTGGTCGGCTGGGACGGGCACCTCTACCCGTGGGCGTTCTCCATCCACGACTTCGAGCCGATCACCGGCCGCATCCACCAGCCCCCACCGGTGCACCAGACCTTCCAGGGCCCCAACTTCGTCATCTGCTCATTCGTGCCCCGCAAGGTCGACTACCACCCGCAGTCGATCCCGGTGCCGTACAACCACCACAACGTCGACTCCGACGAGATGCTCTTCTACACCGGCGGCAACTACGAGGCCCGGCGTGGCTCCGGCATCGAGCAGGGCTCGATCTCGCTGCACCCGTCCGGTTTCACGCACGGCCCTCAGCCGGGTGCCGCCGAGCGTTCGATCGGTGCGGACTACTTCGACGAGTTGGCCGTCATGGTCGACACGTTCCGCCCCCTGGATCTCTGCGACGCCGCCAGCAACTGTGAGGACGAGGGGTACGCCTGGACTTGGGCGCGTTCTGTTTAG
- a CDS encoding tetratricopeptide repeat protein: MSSDPAPDRSAADGYVQRAQLLAELGRHDEAAGELTYGLALQPDDVDALTMLARVHLAADRPAEALTAADTAVAVAPETLPPLVARGMALSDLERYSESAATADRILALGPADAYAQRSAAAILAGARNGQPALNAAWRGVELAPEEPQAHLVLSLVAARLDLFDLAERAYREALRLDPRIAEAGHDVGVMRLEQRRWSEALEHIAEAVTITPSRIDSPRTLAHGLHRLVLYGAGWTLAAAVLVAFAASANDGFSRILAVLAALTGGIVVWQLAARLPGLTRTVLPTMLHSDRAMALAIYAVASAPVLLLVYAVVGSPWPLVLAIAVTAVAEFTVFTRTALR; this comes from the coding sequence CGATCCCGCCCCCGACCGGTCCGCCGCCGACGGCTACGTCCAGCGGGCCCAACTCCTGGCCGAGCTCGGCCGCCACGACGAGGCGGCCGGGGAGCTGACCTACGGGCTGGCCCTGCAACCGGATGACGTGGACGCCCTCACCATGTTGGCCCGGGTGCACCTGGCCGCCGACCGTCCGGCCGAGGCGCTCACCGCTGCGGACACGGCCGTGGCGGTCGCACCGGAGACCCTCCCGCCGTTGGTCGCCAGGGGCATGGCGTTGTCCGACCTGGAGCGCTATTCCGAGTCGGCCGCCACCGCCGACCGGATCCTCGCCCTGGGCCCGGCCGACGCGTACGCCCAGCGGAGCGCGGCGGCGATCCTGGCCGGCGCCCGCAACGGTCAGCCGGCGCTGAACGCGGCCTGGCGTGGGGTCGAACTGGCCCCGGAGGAGCCACAGGCGCACCTGGTGCTCAGTCTGGTCGCCGCCCGACTGGACCTGTTCGACCTGGCTGAGCGGGCCTACCGGGAGGCGTTGCGGCTCGACCCGCGCATCGCCGAGGCCGGGCACGATGTGGGTGTCATGCGACTGGAGCAGCGCCGCTGGTCGGAGGCGTTGGAACACATCGCCGAGGCCGTGACGATCACCCCGAGCCGAATCGACTCGCCGCGGACCCTGGCGCACGGCCTGCACCGCCTGGTGCTCTACGGCGCGGGTTGGACGCTGGCGGCGGCGGTGCTGGTGGCGTTCGCGGCCTCGGCGAACGACGGTTTCTCCCGCATCCTGGCGGTGCTCGCCGCGCTCACCGGGGGGATCGTCGTCTGGCAGCTGGCGGCCCGGTTGCCGGGGCTGACCCGGACCGTCCTGCCCACCATGCTGCACTCGGACCGGGCGATGGCGCTGGCGATCTACGCCGTGGCCTCCGCGCCGGTGCTGCTGCTGGTGTACGCGGTGGTCGGCTCCCCGTGGCCCCTGGTGTTGGCCATCGCGGTCACGGCGGTAGCCGAGTTCACCGTCTTCACCAGAACAGCCCTCCGCTGA